The following are encoded together in the Bradyrhizobium genosp. L genome:
- the rpsU gene encoding 30S ribosomal protein S21, whose amino-acid sequence MQVLVRDNNVEQALRVLKKKMQREGVFREMKQRRSYEKPSERKTREKSEAIRRARKLARKQAIREGLLPAPPKKKLPERKPALPQLASKVGAA is encoded by the coding sequence ATGCAGGTATTGGTTCGCGACAACAATGTCGAGCAGGCACTTCGCGTGCTGAAGAAGAAGATGCAACGCGAGGGTGTCTTCCGGGAAATGAAACAGCGGCGGTCCTACGAAAAGCCCTCGGAACGGAAGACCCGCGAAAAATCCGAAGCCATTCGCCGCGCACGCAAGCTCGCCCGCAAGCAGGCGATCAGGGAAGGATTGCTTCCGGCGCCGCCGAAAAAGAAGCTCCCGGAGCGGAAGCCGGCCTTGCCGCAGCTCGCCAGCAAGGTAGGCGCAGCGTAA